One genomic window of Medicago truncatula cultivar Jemalong A17 chromosome 1, MtrunA17r5.0-ANR, whole genome shotgun sequence includes the following:
- the LOC112418710 gene encoding protein ALP1-like: MKLPTFADPESLSYVYTLLQNSFDQMNDPNNTATSTNIRKRRRKNEDGGDDDEDHDGSINEGGGKNKKNKKEELKGILTSILLLDEQEKQEIEDSKKVSEDEKFSLEANHKKKTKAMVDYYSNLEDGYSQVEESEKVRRRKTRNMSNSVAIAATCSENFEANSEGVNVNDVNSGKSNGGGSQRRLWVKDRSGAWWDECNKEDFPEDEFKKAFRMGKSTFDLICEELNSAIVKEDTTLRTAIPVRQRVAVCLWRLATGDPLRIVSKRFGLGISTCHKLVLEVCTAIKTVLMPKYLQWPNETSLRKIKNEFEGMSGIPNVVGSMYTSHVPIIAPKISVAAYFNKRHTERNQKTSYSITVQGVVDTNGVFTDVCIGWPGSMPDDQVLEKSALFQRANNGGLLKGVWIVGSSGYPLMDWVLVPYTQQNLTWTQHGFNEKIGEIQKVAKDAFARLKGRWSCLQKRTEVKLQDLPVVLGACCVLHNICEMKGEKMDPELMVDIVDDEMVPEVSLRSVNSLKARDAIAHNLLHHGLAGTSFL; the protein is encoded by the coding sequence ATGAAACTCCCAACTTTTGCAGACCCAGAATCACTTTCATACGTTTATACCTTACTTCAAAATTCATTTGACCAGATGAACGATCCAAACAACACTGCTACTTCAACAAATATCAGAAAAAGACGTAGAAAAAATGAagatggtggtgatgatgatgaagatcacgATGGTTCAATCAATGAAGGAGGTGGCAAAAACAAGAAGAACAAGAAGGAAGAATTAAAGGGTATTCTCACATCAATTCTCTTGCTTGATGAACAAGAGAAACAAGAGATTGAAGATAGCAAGAAAGTCTCAGAGGACGAGAAATTCTCTTTAGAGGCAAATcataagaagaaaacaaaagccATGGTTGATTATTACTCCAATCTTGAAGATGGTTATAGTCAAGTTGAAGAATCAGAGAAAGTTAGAAGGAGAAAAACAAGAAACATGTCAAATTCTGTAGCTATTGCTGCTACATGCAGTGAAAATTTTGAAGCAAATAGTGAAGGTGTTAATGTTAATGATGTTAACAGTGGTAAATCTAATGGTGGTGGTTCACAGAGAAGGCTTTGGGTGAAGGATCGTTCAGGAGCATGGTGGGATGAATGTAACAAAGAAGATTTTCCTGAAGATGAGTTTAAGAAAGCATTTAGAATGGGAAAATCaacttttgatttgatttgtgaAGAATTGAATTCAGCAATTGTGAAAGAAGATACAACTTTGAGAACTGCAATTCCAGTGAGACAAAGAGTAGCTGTTTGTCTATGGAGATTAGCAACAGGTGATCCTCTTAGAATTGTTTCAAAAAGGTTTGGTTTAGGTATATCAACTTGTCATAAACTTGTTCTTGAAGTTTGCACTGCTATTAAAACTGTTCTTATGCCTAAGTATCTTCAATGGCCTAATGAAACTTCtttgagaaaaattaaaaatgagtttGAGGGTATGTCAGGTATTCCAAATGTTGTAGGGTCCATGTATACATCACATGTTCCAATTATAGCTCCTAAGATTAGTGTTGCTGCTTATTTTAACAAGAGACATACTGAGAGGAATCAAAAGACTTCATATTCAATAACTGTTCAAGGAGTTGTTGATACAAATGGTGTTTTCACTGATGTTTGCATTGGTTGGCCTGGTTCAATGCCTGATGATCAAGTGTTAGAAAAATCAGCACTTTTTCAAAGGGCTAATAATGGAGGACTTCTTAAAGGTGTTTGGATTGTTGGAAGTTCAGGGTATCCTTTAATGGATTGGGTTTTAGTACCTTATACTCAACAAAATCTTACTTGGACACAACATGGTTTCAATGAGAAGATTGGTGAGATACAAAAAGTTGCTAAAGATGCATTTGCTAGATTGAAAGGTAGGTGGTCTTGTTTGCAGAAAAGGACTGAAGTGAAGCTACAAGATTTGCCTGTTGTACTTGGTGCTTGTTGTGTTTTGCATAACATTTGTGAGATGAAAGGTGAGAAAATGGATCCTGAACTTATGGTtgatattgttgatgatgaaatggtTCCTGAAGTTAGTTTGAGATCAGTTAATTCATTGAAGGCTAGAGATGCTATTGCTCATAATCTTTTGCATCATGGTTTAGCAGGCACTTCTTTTCTTTAA